One Carassius carassius chromosome 20, fCarCar2.1, whole genome shotgun sequence DNA segment encodes these proteins:
- the LOC132095907 gene encoding gastrula zinc finger protein XlCGF49.1-like, whose translation MEFLKEEKEDAIDAETHDEQRGLMDVEDESEGESEVEQESDTEEESDELHEKSSKKKVSQKRTKRNGARKLCTCHQCGKSFTCKGSLKDHMRIHTGERPFTCKYCGMGFKQRASLTEHIRIHTGEKPFKCTQCERSFRQSGSLTGHLRLHAQEKPFTCQQCGKTFAVRGNLKIHLTTHSDQKPFICPQCGKGFKYAAHLKSHETSHSQVKPYHCPPCGRSYNTMTELRRHLKSFIHNKYLPLAKFMPQSGSQGQIG comes from the coding sequence GCCTGATGGACGTGGAAGATGAAAGTGAAGGAGAGAGTGAAGTCGAGCAAGAAAGTGACACTGAAGAGGAAAGTGACGAGCTGCATGAAAAATCTTCTAAAAAGAAGGTGTCACAAAAAAGAACTAAGAGGAATGGAGCTAGAAAGCTGTGCACCTgccatcagtgtggaaagagtttcacatgtAAGGGAAGCCTGAAGGAtcacatgaggattcacactggagagagaccTTTCACGTGCAAGTACTGTGGAATGGGCTTTAAACAAAGAGCAAGCCTTACAGAACACATaagaatccacactggagagaagccgttcAAGTGCACTCAGTGTGAGAGGAGTTTTCGTCAAAGTGGAAGTCTTACAGGGCACTTGAGATTGCACGCTCAAGAGAAGCCTTTTACATGCCAGCAGTGCGGGAAAACTTTTGCAGTCAGAGGAAACTTAAAGATTCACTTAACAACTCACTCTGATCAGAAGCCGTTCATCTGTCCTCAGTGTGGGAAAGGCTTTAAATATGCAGCacacctgaaatcacacgagactTCACACAGTCAAGTGAAGCCGTATCACTGCCCTCCATGCGGGAGGAGTTACAATACAATGACCGAACTTAGAAGACATCTAAAATCCTTCATACATAATAAATACCTGCCATTAGCGAAATTCATGCCCCAGAGTGGCTCCCAGGGGCAGATCGGCTAA